The stretch of DNA GGGTCAGAACCTGGGTTTTAACAAGATCCCACACTAACATTTTAGAAGCATTGTTCTAACCATTTAATATGCCTATAATATAAGTTATAGGCAGGAGTCCTGATGGGGCTCTGGGTTGGAAAATAAGGCAGGTAGACTTCCTGTTCCCATTTCAAAACTCTTGTGTACCCCTCCTCCAATTTAGTACCTGGCACCGGATTAAGGCACAGTCTTTGTTTAGTCATTCAGTGGCATGATGAATTTGTTATCTATCTTGACTACCATGTTCATCCGTAACACCTTGGAGAGGTCCGTTGGGCCTATGATCACACAAGGAGGAGTAACCAGAGATTTGACAAAGATCACGAATACGGATTCCCAGGGGTTTGGCTTAACCTCCACATCCACATATCTGGATGGAAGTGGGCACAGCTAAACGCAAAATGGAAATCTGGTCTAAGCCTTTGTCACTTCTTAAATGGAACCTGGGCACTTATGAgactcttttctctcctttaggAAGAAACATGAGATTCCCCTGGAAATCACTCGAGCGGAAGATGGAAGGGGCCATTTAAAATAGATAGAAGCTGCAGGCCGCAAGACTGGGGCCAGAGGGCTGGCAGTGGAAAACTCTGTTGGGTTGTGATCTCTCACTGAGAAGTTCCAGGTGCTTTTTTGCTTCCtgcaaaacaaaggaagaaaaggagaagaccATGTCCATAGCTCTGAAGCAGGTGTTCAACAAGGACAAGACCTTCCGGCCCAAGAGGAAATTCGAACCTGGCACACAGAGGTTTGAGCTCCACAAACGGGCTCAGGCGTCCCTCAACTCAGGCGTGGACCTGAAGGCGGCGGTGCAGCTGCCCAGTGGGGAGGACCAGAACGACTGGGTGGCCGTGCACGTGGTGGACTTCTTCAATCGGATCAACCTCATCTACGGCACCATCTGCGAGTTCTGCACCGAGAGGACCTGCCCTGTGATGTCAGGGGGCCCCAAATATGAGTATCGGTGGCAGGATGACCTCAAGTACAAGAAGCCGACCGCACTGCCCGCCCCCCAGTACATGAACCTCCTTATGGATTGGATCGAGGTCCAGATCAACAACGAAGACATCTTTCCAACATGCGTGGGTAAGTCCATGGCCAGCTTCTTGGTTATTTTGTCACATCCCACCTGAGCTCAGAAGGTTTGCTGAGGCTCCTTCCATGCCTGCCTTTGAACACTGGACACCACACGTCATCAATCAATGTTTCCCCAGATTCCATCTCTCACACACCTgtggtttctttttctatatCTAAGGACCtcattgaaattttgaaaaatatcattTGTGGATCACTTACAATAATTTCATGGACCTCAATCATGAAATTACGCCTGAACATTGTCTTGGTGAAATGTTAGATTTGATCTTTCTGGCTTACTTAGGACTAGACCCTAACCCCACCCAGTCATTCTGATAAGGTTCTTATTATTTGACTAATTAACTAGTTAAAGTTACATGATCTCTGGTGCAGTTACTGGTATTTACCTCGCAGGTTAAGAAATCCTAATGGGAGAATCCACGGATTTGTTTGGGGACTAATCAAACAAGGGGTTAGCATTCTGGGAAAATAAAGATCCCGCCGTTCTGTTCTTCCTTCTCCTGATCACACGTTATTTATATCCCAGGTTATGCTGTCAACTCTGGACCCTTGTGCAATTGCTAGACTCACCAGGACACTTGAAATGCAaatgcttttgtttcccttgtgcTCTGAGTCATAAAACTCTTCAAGGGGAAGAGCCAAACCTTTTCTACCccttgtatttatttctttatgctgctgatcattggtgtttccatGCACTGACAGGCTGAATTTAACATTCAGGTTTTTTAGGCCCTAGGTTCAACGGGAAAGAGCAATACTCCTCACTTCCATTGTCATATCTCCAGTGTCCAGCTAGCCTGGTGCCTGGAAACCCTTGTAGGCACTCAGGAAATACTTGTGGAATGACTGAAAAAATACTTGTGCTGTTAGAAAGTATTATTGAAAAGCTCTGAAATGGTTGGCGGATAAAAGAAGCGTTTGAAATGCATTGCTGAAATCACTTCTAgttgggatgtgtgtgtcccCATGTGGCATATGGAAACCTGAGGTGGGGCGTATGGAAGTAATTAAGTTAATACCAGAAGAAAGGGCATAAATTGATTAAGGCAGTGTGTACATCTTGAAATATTCAGCACACAAACCAGTTTGCTCAGAATCATGGTGTTGCCTTGACTTGTCCAGTCCCCTCACGCTCTTTCTCTCCGCTGCCCCTTGTTAAGGAaggaggttg from Eptesicus fuscus isolate TK198812 chromosome 15, DD_ASM_mEF_20220401, whole genome shotgun sequence encodes:
- the MOB3B gene encoding MOB kinase activator 3B isoform X2 — translated: MSIALKQVFNKDKTFRPKRKFEPGTQRFELHKRAQASLNSGVDLKAAVQLPSGEDQNDWVAVHVVDFFNRINLIYGTICEFCTERTCPVMSGGPKYEYRWQDDLKYKKPTALPAPQYMNLLMDWIEVQINNEDIFPTCVGVPFPKNFLQICKKILCRLFRVFVHVYIHHFDRVIVMGAEAHVNTCYKHFYYFVTEMNLIDRKELEPLNSLLPWC
- the MOB3B gene encoding MOB kinase activator 3B isoform X1, with translation MSIALKQVFNKDKTFRPKRKFEPGTQRFELHKRAQASLNSGVDLKAAVQLPSGEDQNDWVAVHVVDFFNRINLIYGTICEFCTERTCPVMSGGPKYEYRWQDDLKYKKPTALPAPQYMNLLMDWIEVQINNEDIFPTCVGVPFPKNFLQICKKILCRLFRVFVHVYIHHFDRVIVMGAEAHVNTCYKHFYYFVTEMNLIDRKELEPLKEMTSRMCH